One segment of Triticum aestivum cultivar Chinese Spring chromosome 2A, IWGSC CS RefSeq v2.1, whole genome shotgun sequence DNA contains the following:
- the LOC123185453 gene encoding momilactone A synthase: MASSSDVVPAAARKLDGKVALITGGASGIGECTARLFVQHGASVVLADIQDDLGARLCAELGPAASSYVRCDVTKEEDVAAAVDHTVARFGKLDIMFNNAGIGGAACHSIRDSTKEDFERVLAVNLVGPFLGTKHAARVMVPARQGCIIGTSSLASAVGGVASHAYTCAKRALVGLTENAATELGQHGIRVNCISPAAAATPLATGYVGLDGEAFEMAMESFANLKGVGLRVKDIAAAVLFLACDDARYVSGHNLLIDGGISVSNLTFGIFKE, encoded by the exons ATGGCAAGCAGCTCTGATGTCGTTCCTGCCGCTGCAAGGAA GCTGGACGGCAAGGTGGCACTGATCACCGGCGGCGCGAGCGGCATCGGCGAGTGCACGGCGCGGCTGTTCGTGCAGCACGGGGCCAGCGTCGTCCTCGCCGACATCCAGGACGACCTCGGCGCGCGCCTCTGCGCGGAGCTCGGCCCGGCGGCCTCCAGCTACGTGCGCTGTGACGTCACCAAAGAGGAGGACGTCGCGGCGGCCGTCGACCACACCGTCGCCAGGTTCGGGAAGCTGGACATCATGTTCAACAACGCCGGCATCGGCGGCGCGGCGTGCCACAGCATCCGGGACAGCACCAAGGAGGACTTCGAGCGCGTGCTGGCCGTCAACCTCGTGGGGCCCTTCCTGGGTACCAAGCACGCGGCGCGGGTCATGGTGCCCGCGCGGCAAGGCTGCATCATCGGGACGTCGAGCCTGGCGTCGGCGGTGGGCGGCGTGGCGTCGCACGCGTACACGTGCGCCAAGCGCGCCCTGGTCGGGCTGACGGAGAACGCGGCGACGGAGCTTGGCCAGCATGGGATCCGCGTCAACTGCATCTCCCCGGCGGCGGCTGCCACGCCGCTGGCCACGGGCTACGTTGGGCTGGACGGCGAGGCGTTCGAGATGGCCATGGAGTCCTTTGCTAACCTCAAGGGCGTGGGACTGCGGGTCAAGGACATCGCCGCCGCGGTGCTCTTTCTCGCCTGCGATGACGCGCGCTACGTGAGCGGCCACAACCTGCTCATCGACGGCGGCATCTCCGTCTCAAACCTTACCTTCGGCATCTTCAAGGAGTAA